One Nocardioides dongkuii genomic window, GTGCCGGGTCACGTCGCCGACGAGGGTGCCCTCGAGCGCGGAGAGCGGCGGGTCGAAGGTCTTCAGCGCACTGAACGCCGCGACGTGGACCTTGGTGATCGCACGGTCGGCGAGCCGGCTCCTCAGGTCGAGGGCCAGCGCCTCCACCTCGGGCAGCTCGGGCACGCGTCCGAGTGTAGGTCCGGACGGGGGCTCCCGGCGGGGGAGAACCGGTGACAGACCGGCGCGCAGCGGCGCATGATGAGCCATGCCCGCCGTACGCCCGCTGCCGCAGCTGGGGTCGATCTTCCTCGACGCCCGCGGCGAGGACCGTGCCCTGCGGGTCTCCTGGCACCACGAGTCCGGCCTGGTCGTGGTCTCGCTGTGGCGCGAGAACGTGTGCGCCGGCTCGTTCCGGCTCACGGTCGACGAGGTGCCCGACCTGATCGACCTGCTCCGCAGCGGGCTCGACCGGGCGTACGACGCGGCGCTGGGCGAGCGCGAGGACCCCGGAGACGACCGCGCCGACACGGCGCCGCTCTACGGAATCGGCTAGACACGCCGATACCGTCCTCGCGTGGACCCGATCCGGAACCCCTACGCGCCCGGCGCCGGCCAGCGTCCGCCCGAGCTCGCCGGCCGTGACGAGCAGCTCGCCGCCTTCGACGTGGTGCTGGAGCGGGTCGCCCGCGGCCGCCCGGAGCGCTCGCTGGTGCTGACCGGGCTGCGCGGCGTCGGCAAGACCGTGCTGCTCAACGCGCTGCGCTCCCAGGCGGTCCGCAAGGGCTGGGGCACCGGCAAGCTCGAGGCGCGCCCCGACCAGCGGCTGCGCCGGCCGCTCTCCTCCGCGCTGCACCAGGCGGTCCGCGAGCTCGGCCACCCGCAGGCCGACGAGGCCGCGCACGTGCTGGGGGTGATCCGCTCCTTCGCCCAGCGCGAGGCCGGGCCGTCGGCCAAGCTCCGCGACCAGTGGAGCCCCGGCATCGACGCGCCGCCCGTCCGCGGCCGCGCGGACTCCGGGGACGTCGAGATCGACCTGGTCGAGCTGCTCACCGACGTGGGCGGGCTGGCGGCCGACGTCGGCAAGGGCGTCGCGGTCTTCCTCGACGAGATGCAGGACGTCGGCGCCGACGACGTCTCCGCCCTGTGCGCGGCCTGCCACGAGCTCAGCCAGTCCGGCCTGCCGGTGATCGTCGTCGGCGCCGGGCTGCCGCACCTGCCCGCAGTGCTCTCGGCGAGCAAGTCCTACTCCGAGCGGCTCTTCTCCTACCAGCGCATCGACCGGCTCTCCCGCGACGAGGCGGACCGGGCGCTGACCTCGCCCGCGGCCGAGGAGGACGCGGCGTACACCCCCGACGCGCTGGCCGCGATGTACGACGCGACCAGCGGCTACCCGTACTTCATCCAGGCCTACGGCAAGGCGGCCTGGGACGTCGCGCCGCGCAGCCCGATCACCGTCGAGGACGTCGCGGTCGCCGCGCCGGAGGCGGAGCGGGAGCTCGCGGTCGGGTTCTTCGGGTCGCGCTACGAGCGGGCGACGCCGGGGGAGCGGGAGTACCTCGTCGCGATGGCCGACGCCGCCGGCGCGGACGCCGACCCGGTCGGCTCGGTGGGCACCGCGGAGGTCGCCGCCGTGCTCGGCAAGAAGCCGCAGTCGCTCTCGCCGGCGCGCGACTCGCTGCTCAAGAAGGGCCTGGTCTACTCCGGCGAGCGGGGGAAGGTCGCCTTCACCGTCCCGCACTTCGGCACCTTCCTGCGCTCGCGCCAGGCCTGACCGCACGACCGGCGTACGGCGGGGTCCGGGGGGCCGTATAGGTTCCGGGGCATGGCGAAGAAGTCCCGCACCAAGGCCCGTGACCTCAAGGAGAGCACCGCTCCCCTCGGCGACGGCGAGGTCGGCCCGCGCCAGCCCTGCCCGTGCGGCTCCGGCAAGCGCTACAAGGCCTGCCACGGCGCGCCGGGCGGCGCGGCGACGGCGTACGTCAGCCGGCCCTTCGAGGGCCTGCCGTCGGAGTGCGACGTGGTCGCGCTCCGCGAGCTGGTGCCGGCCGCGACCGCTCCCCTGACGCTGCGCGACGGCGACCGCAAGGTCGTGCTCTGCTCGCTGCTGCCGATGGCCGCGCCCGCGATGGTGCGCGACAGCGGCGAGGTGTGGCTGGGGCTGCAGGTGCAGCACGCGTTCGGCGACCCGTCGCGCGACCTGGGCGCGGTGCTGACCCTCGCGCTCGAGCAGGCCGAGCGCGGCGAGGCCGGCATCGTCGGGCTCACCAGCGACCCGGGCCCCGGCCCGCGGCTCCAGGACCTGGTGACCGGCGACTCCCTGGACGTGACCGTCCACGCCGGCTTCGACTACTGGATCGCCGACGTCGAGGACCAGGACGGCATGGAGGCCGCGCTCGAGCAGGCCAACGACTCGGTCAACCCCACCGAGCGGCTCACGTCGGTCGAGGCGGCGTACTGGACCAACGTCGGCCCCAAGGAGCACCTGCGCTGGGTGATGCCCGAGCCCGAGGACCAGCTGCTCGACGCCCTCGCCCGGCTGCACGCGGCCGGCAAGGACGTGCTGGTGCCCGACTCGCGCCTGGTCGGCATGTTCCGCGCCCACGGCCTGCTGGCGCCGGTCTGGGACCTGCCGGTCGGCACCGGCGCGGCCGCGCTCGAGGAGCCGGCGGCGGCGTTCGCGGCCGACCTCGCCGAGGCGCTCGCGGACACCTCCGACCTGACCACCGAGCAGCGCGCGGCCCGGTCGGGCCTGGCCAACCGTCAGGTCACGATCCGCTGACCTCGCCGGCCCCGCTGCGGCGCAGCACCCACGGCCGCAGCCGGGCGTAGCCCTTGACCGAGGTCCGGCGCAGCCGCCGGAAGGAGTACGACGGGGTGTCGCTGTCGGTCGCCTCGTCGGACTCGACGAGGCCCGAGAGGGCCTCGTAGGCGCCGCGGTCGACCAGCACCGAGCACGGCCGCGCGACCGAGGTGAGCCGCGAGGCGATGTTGACGACCTCGCCGAAGACGTCGCCGAGGCGGCTGACCACCTCGCCGTACGCCAGCCCGGCGCGGACCTGCGGGAACTCGTCGTCCGGGTCGGCCCCGCGCGCGGTCATCGCCAGCGCGATCTCGGCGGCCGCGAGCGGGTCGTCGGCGACGAAGAGCACCTCGTCGCCGATGTTCTTGATGACCCGGCCGCCGTGGTCGGCGACGACGCCGGTGGTGGCGTCCTCGAAGCGCTCGATCCAGCCGACCAGCTCGGCCTCGCTGAGCGACTTGCTGTGCGAGGTGTAGCCGACGATGTCGACGAAGCAGACCGCGAGCTGGGTGGCGGGCGAGCCGATCGAGTCGACGGCGAGCGTGCGGCTGGCGGCGGAGGCGAGGTGCCGGCGCCAGACGTAGGCCTGCAGCGACTCGACCCGGGGCAGCACCTGCTCGGCCAGCTCGGTCAGCTGGGCGACGGGGTCGTCGGCCTCGAGCGCGACGTCGGTGAGCAGCGTCGTCTGCCACTCGGCGAGGCGGGCGTAGCTGCGCCCCCACGTCCGCACCAGCGCGGCCTGCCGATCGGTGCTGAGGATGCCGAGCTCCATCAGCTCGCTGCTGTGCACCAGCGCCTGGACGTCGGCGGGGGTGAAGGCGACGTCCTCGTCGGCGGCGTGCGGGAAGCCGAGCAGGCGCCAGAGCTGCTCGGCGACCGGGAGGGGCACGCCGGCCTTCTCGGCGACCTGCACGCGGGTCAGGCTGGGCTGCTCGCCCAGCAGGAACTCCTCGACCGCCTCGAGCGCGCCGCTGAGGTCGGGGGAGCCGGGCTCCCGGTCGGGGTGGTCGTTCACCCGAGCCGCGACTCGGCCACCTCGTCGAGCGCGGTGCGGAAGGACGGCATCTCCTCGCACAGCTCCCGCACCGCCTCGGCGGTGAGGTGCACCAGCTCCAGGGGGGTGAGCGCGACGACCGTCGCGGTGCGCAGCCGGTGGCCGACGATCGCGGCCTCCCCGACGATGTCGCCCGCGCCGAGCTGGGCGATCTCGTCGCCGCCGCGGCGTACCGACACCGTGCCGTCGAGCAGGATGTACGCCTTGTCGCCCGGGGTCTTCTCCCAGATCGGCGACCAGCCCTCGGGCACGGTGACGTGCGTGCCGGCCGCGCTGATCCGCGCGACCTCCTGGGGGCTGAACGCGTCGAAGAAGGAGGCCGTCATGCCGCGGGATCCTTCCGGAACCGGGGGTGCGGTGTCCACAATCGGTGTCGCTGCCGACCCTGCCGGGCGCCGATCAGTCCGGCAGCGGGGCGCGGGAGATCGGGCAGCTCATGCAACGCGGGCCGCCGCGGCCGGAGCCGAGCTCGGACCCGGCGATGCGGACCACCTCGATGCCGGCGTGCTCGAGCCGGTCGTTGGTCTCGTCGTTGCGCTCGTAGGCGACCGCGACCCGCGGCGCGAGGGCGAGGGTGTTGTTGCCGTCGTCCCACTGCTCGCGCTCGGCGGTGACCGGGTCGAGGCCGGTGTCGATCTGGTGGAGCGTGTCGATCTGCATCGCCTTGGCGGCGGCGACCAGGAACGGCTCGGCGTCCGCGACCTGGAGGGTGAGCTCGCTGTCGTCTGCGGCGTCCTGGCCCAGCGTGACGGCGTACGCCCGGAGGGAGTCGGCGACGTTGGGGTACATCACGATCTTGTCGACGTCGACCATCGTGCAGACGGTGTCGAGGTGCATGGTCGCCCGCTCCTGGGCGATCGGCACGGCGAGCACGGTGTGCGCGAGGCCGGCGTGGAAGACCTGGCGCGCGAGCCGCTCGACGCCGGCGGGCGTCGTACGCTCGCCCACGCCGACGGCGATGACGCCCGGCGCGAGCAGCAGCACGTCGCCGCCCTCGACGTGCTCGCTGTGCCAGCCGTGGATCTTGCGGGTGCCGCGGAAGCGCGGGTGCTCGGTGTAGATCAGCTCGGTCAGCTGGGTCTCGCGCTTGCGCGCCGGCATCGAGAGCGAGGTGACCGCGACACGGTCCTGGATCCAGACGCTGGAGTCGCGGGTGAACAGCAGGTTGGGCAGCGGGTCGACGAGGAAGTCGTGCGGGTCGAGCAGCGAGGTGACCAGGCCGAACCCGCCGCGCACCTCGTCGTTGCGGATGCCGGCGGTGAGGTAGCCGGTCAGCTCCTCCGGCGAGGCGTCCCGCAGGAACCGCGCGAGGTACTGGCGCATCGTGTCGCCGAGGTGCAGCCCGGACAGCGCCGCGGTGATCGCGTGCAGGCGCGCGCCCTCGTCCGCGAGGGTCTCGGTGAGCAGCTCGGTGAGGTAGAGCACCTCGACGTCGCGCTCCCGCAGCGCCGCTGCGAATGCGTCGTGCTCGTCCTGGGCACGGGAGACCCACGGGATCCCGTCGAACAGCAGCCGGTCGTTGTTGCGCGGCGTCAGCCGCTTCAGCTCGTTGCCCGGACGGTGGAGCATCACCGTCTGCAGCCGGCCGACCTCGCTGCTCGCGCCGTGCTCCGCACTCGTGGTCGTCATGCGGGTGACTGTAGTGGTCGGCGCGGATTGTCTGACAATCCGCGCGCCAGCCGGGGTACGTACCGCTGCCGCCACGAAACTCACGCCTGGACGACGAAGGTTCATCGTCCAGGCGTGAGGTTCATCGGCCGGCCGATGAAACTCCCGGCCTCACCGCACCAGCTCGGCGACCACCAGCGCGAGCAGCACCAGGCAGACCGAGCCGCCGAGGTAGAAGAGCACGTGCAGCTTGACGCGCTGCATCAGCCAGCGGCCGGCGAGGACGGCGAGGCCGCTGACGGCGAGGAGGGCGCCGAGGGCGCCGAGCCAGACCGAGAACGGCGACTCGTAGCGGGCGACCAGCGTGATCGTCAGCAGCTGGGACAGGTCGCCCCACTCGGCGGCGAAGAGCACGAGGAACGACGCGAGGACGGCGCGCCAGCCGTGCGCGGGCTTGGCCTTCTCGGCGAACTCCGCGCCGTCGTCGGCCTCCTGGTCGCGCTGGTGGCTGCGCGCCTCGCGGAACAGCAGCAGCGCGCCGACACCGAACAGCACCGCCGCCGCGACCTTGACGATGTCCTCGGGCA contains:
- a CDS encoding arginine deiminase — encoded protein: MTTTSAEHGASSEVGRLQTVMLHRPGNELKRLTPRNNDRLLFDGIPWVSRAQDEHDAFAAALRERDVEVLYLTELLTETLADEGARLHAITAALSGLHLGDTMRQYLARFLRDASPEELTGYLTAGIRNDEVRGGFGLVTSLLDPHDFLVDPLPNLLFTRDSSVWIQDRVAVTSLSMPARKRETQLTELIYTEHPRFRGTRKIHGWHSEHVEGGDVLLLAPGVIAVGVGERTTPAGVERLARQVFHAGLAHTVLAVPIAQERATMHLDTVCTMVDVDKIVMYPNVADSLRAYAVTLGQDAADDSELTLQVADAEPFLVAAAKAMQIDTLHQIDTGLDPVTAEREQWDDGNNTLALAPRVAVAYERNDETNDRLEHAGIEVVRIAGSELGSGRGGPRCMSCPISRAPLPD
- a CDS encoding Crp/Fnr family transcriptional regulator; protein product: MTASFFDAFSPQEVARISAAGTHVTVPEGWSPIWEKTPGDKAYILLDGTVSVRRGGDEIAQLGAGDIVGEAAIVGHRLRTATVVALTPLELVHLTAEAVRELCEEMPSFRTALDEVAESRLG
- a CDS encoding ATP-binding protein; amino-acid sequence: MDPIRNPYAPGAGQRPPELAGRDEQLAAFDVVLERVARGRPERSLVLTGLRGVGKTVLLNALRSQAVRKGWGTGKLEARPDQRLRRPLSSALHQAVRELGHPQADEAAHVLGVIRSFAQREAGPSAKLRDQWSPGIDAPPVRGRADSGDVEIDLVELLTDVGGLAADVGKGVAVFLDEMQDVGADDVSALCAACHELSQSGLPVIVVGAGLPHLPAVLSASKSYSERLFSYQRIDRLSRDEADRALTSPAAEEDAAYTPDALAAMYDATSGYPYFIQAYGKAAWDVAPRSPITVEDVAVAAPEAERELAVGFFGSRYERATPGEREYLVAMADAAGADADPVGSVGTAEVAAVLGKKPQSLSPARDSLLKKGLVYSGERGKVAFTVPHFGTFLRSRQA
- a CDS encoding DUF5926 family protein; this encodes MAKKSRTKARDLKESTAPLGDGEVGPRQPCPCGSGKRYKACHGAPGGAATAYVSRPFEGLPSECDVVALRELVPAATAPLTLRDGDRKVVLCSLLPMAAPAMVRDSGEVWLGLQVQHAFGDPSRDLGAVLTLALEQAERGEAGIVGLTSDPGPGPRLQDLVTGDSLDVTVHAGFDYWIADVEDQDGMEAALEQANDSVNPTERLTSVEAAYWTNVGPKEHLRWVMPEPEDQLLDALARLHAAGKDVLVPDSRLVGMFRAHGLLAPVWDLPVGTGAAALEEPAAAFAADLAEALADTSDLTTEQRAARSGLANRQVTIR
- a CDS encoding TMEM165/GDT1 family protein, with the protein product MIDLAAVALTFGAIFLVELPDKTFLATLVLATRYRPVLVWLGVGLAFAVQTTVAVLVGQAVSFLPEDIVKVAAAVLFGVGALLLFREARSHQRDQEADDGAEFAEKAKPAHGWRAVLASFLVLFAAEWGDLSQLLTITLVARYESPFSVWLGALGALLAVSGLAVLAGRWLMQRVKLHVLFYLGGSVCLVLLALVVAELVR
- a CDS encoding adenylate/guanylate cyclase domain-containing protein; translation: MNDHPDREPGSPDLSGALEAVEEFLLGEQPSLTRVQVAEKAGVPLPVAEQLWRLLGFPHAADEDVAFTPADVQALVHSSELMELGILSTDRQAALVRTWGRSYARLAEWQTTLLTDVALEADDPVAQLTELAEQVLPRVESLQAYVWRRHLASAASRTLAVDSIGSPATQLAVCFVDIVGYTSHSKSLSEAELVGWIERFEDATTGVVADHGGRVIKNIGDEVLFVADDPLAAAEIALAMTARGADPDDEFPQVRAGLAYGEVVSRLGDVFGEVVNIASRLTSVARPCSVLVDRGAYEALSGLVESDEATDSDTPSYSFRRLRRTSVKGYARLRPWVLRRSGAGEVSGS